A DNA window from Solanum lycopersicum chromosome 3, SLM_r2.1 contains the following coding sequences:
- the VP2 gene encoding pyrophosphate-energized vacuolar membrane proton pump 2: MGSALLPDLGTEIVIPVCAVVGIVFSLYQWYVVSRVKVSSERGDTSPSNNNKNGYGDYLIEEEEGVNDQNVVAKCADIQNAISEGATSFLFTEYQYVGIFMIAFAILIFLFLGSVEGFSTKSQPCTYNKEKMCKPALATAIFSTISFLLGAITSVISGFLGMKIATYANARTTLEARKGVGKAFIVAFRSGAVMGFLLAANGLLVLHITINLFKLYYGDDWEGLFEAITGYGLGGSSMALFGRVGGGIYTKAADVGADLVGKVERNIPEDDPRNPAVIADNVGDNVGDIAGMGSDLFGSYAESSCAALVVASISSFGIEHDFTSMCYPLLISSMGILVCLITTLFATDFFEIKAVKEIEPALKHQLIISTALMTIGIAIVTWTCLPSSFTIFNFGTQKVVKNWELFLCVAVGLWAGLIIGFVTEYYTSNAYSPVQDVADSCRTGAATNVIFGLALGYKSVIIPIFAIAIAIFVSFSFAAMYGIAVAALGMLSTIATGLAIDAYGPISDNAGGIAEMAGMSHRIRERTDALDAAGNTTAAIGKGFAIGSAALVSLALFGAFVSRAAISTVDVLTPKVFIGLIVGAMLPYWFSAMTMKSVGSAALKMVEEVRRQFNTIPGLMEGHAKPDYATCVKISTDASIKEMIPPGALVMLTPLIVGIFFGVETLSGVLAGALVSGVQIAISASNTGGAWDNAKKYIEAGASEHARTLGPKGSEPHKAAVIGDTIGDPLKDTSGPSLNILIKLMAVESLVFAPFFATHGGILFKIF, translated from the exons ATGGGTTCGGCGTTGTTGCCAGATCTAGGGACAGAGATAGTGATTCCAGTGTGTGCCGTTGTTGGAATCGTCTTCTCTTTATACCAGTGGTACGTTGTCTCGCGCGTTAAAGTCTCGTCGGAACGTGGAGATACTTCTCCgagtaacaataataagaatggATATGGAGACTACTTGATTGAAGAAGAGGAAGGAGTTAACGACCAGAACGTTGTTGCGAAGTGCGCCGACATACAGAATGCCATCTCTGAAG GGGCAACATCTTTTCTATTTACTGAGTATCAGTATGTGGGTATCTTCATGATTGCTTTTGCAATCCTGATCTTCCTTTTCTTGGGCTCAGTTGAAGGTTTCAGCACTAAGAGCCAGCCATGTACTTACAACAAGGAGAAGATGTGCAAGCCAGCCCTTGCAACTGCCATCTTCAGCACGATATCCTTCTTGCTTGGTGCTATCACTTCTGTTATCTCTGGTTTCTTAGGGATGAAAATTGCAACTTATGCAAATGCAAGAACAACTTTGGAAGCGAGAAAAGGTGTTGGGAAAGCTTTTATTGTTGCATTCAGGTCTGGTGCAGTGATGGGTTTTCTCCTTGCTGCCAATGGCCTCCTTGTTCTTCACATTACCATTAATCTCTTCAAGCTTTACTATGGTGATGACTGGGAGGGTCTTTTTGAGGCTATTACTGGATATGGACTTGGTGGATCCTCAATGGCTCTTTTCGGTAGGGTTGGTGGTGGTATTTACACCAAAGCTGCTGATGTTGGTGCTGATCTCGTTGGTAAGGTTGAAAGGAACATTCCAGAAGATGATCCCAGAAATCCTGCT GTGATTGCTGATAATGTTGGGGATAATGTTGGGGACATTGCTGGAATGGGGTCTGATCTTTTTGGTTCATATGCTGAGTCATCTTGTGCTGCTCTTGTGGTGGCTTCCATCTCGTCTTTTGGAATTGAACATGATTTTACATCCATGTGTTACCCCCTGCTTATAAGCTCCATGGGGATTCTTGTTTGTTTGATAACCACCCTTTTTGCTACTGACTTTTTTGAAATTAAGGCTGTCAAAGAAATTGAACCAGCACTGAAGCACCAACTTATTATATCAACTGCTCTTATGACAATTGGAATTGCAATTGTTACATGGACTTGCCTTCCGTCTTCCTTCACCATCTTTAATTTTGGCACTCAGAAAGTTGTCAAGAATTG GGAGCTCTTTTTATGTGTGGCCGTTGGTCTTTGGGCTGGACTTATCATCGGATTTGTCACCGAGTACTACACTAGCAATGCTTACAG CCCTGTCCAAGATGTAGCAGACTCTTGCAGGACTGGAGCTGCGACAAATGTTATTTTTGGCCTTGCTCTTGGATACAAATCTGTCATCATTCCTATCTTTGCCATTGCAATAGCTATCTTTGTCAGTTTTTCTTTTGCTGCCATGTATGGTATTGCAGTTGCTGCTCTTGGAATGTTGAGCACAATTGCAACTGGATTGGCTATTGATGCATATGGTCCTATCAGTGACAATGCTGGAGGCATTGCTGAGATGGCTGGCATGAGCCACCGGATCCGTGAAAGAACCGACGCCCTTGATGCAGCTGGAAATACCACTGCTGCGATTGGAAAG GGCTTTGCCATTGGATCTGCTGCACTTGTGTCTCTGGCTCTGTTTGGTGCTTTTGTTAGTCGGGCTGCAATTTCAACGGTTGATGTCTTGACCCCCAAGGTGTTTATTGGTTTGATTGTTGGAGCCATGCTTCCCTACTGGTTTTCTGCCATGACCATGAAGAGTGTGGGTAGTGCAGCTTTGAAGATGGTTGAGGAAGTGCGCAGACAATTTAACACTATTCCTGGTCTCATGGAAGGTCATGCTAAACCTGATTATGCCACTTGTGTTAAGATTTCGACTGATGCATCTATCAAGGAAATGATTCCACCAGGTGCCCTAGTCATGCTCACACCCCTCATAGTTGGTATTTTCTTTGGAGTGGAGACACTTTCTGGTGTACTTGCTGGTGCTTTGGTATCCGGTGTACAG ATAGCAATATCTGCATCAAACACTGGAGGTGCATGGGACAACGCCAAGAAGTATATTGAG GCTGGTGCTTCAGAGCATGCAAGGACTCTCGGCCCAAAGGGTTCTGAACCTCACAAGGCTGCTGTTATTGGCGACACCATTGGTGACCCCCTGAAGGACACTTCGGGCCCATCCCTCAACATTTTGATCAAACTGATGGCAGTTGAGTCACTTGTATTTGCTCCATTCTTTGCCACTCATGGTGGtatccttttcaagatcttttaa
- the LOC101259139 gene encoding glycerol kinase yields the protein MSDSEVFIGSIDQGTTSTRFIFYDRFARAVGSHQVEFTQFYPQAGWVEHDPMEIVESVRICMARALDKATANGHNVDSGLKAIGITNQRETTVVWSKSTGLPLYNAIVWMDARTSSICRKLEKELPGGRTHFVESCGLPISTYFSALKLLWLLDNVEGLNEAVKKGDAIFGTIDTWLIWNLTGGVEKGLHVTDISNASRTMLMNLKTLDWDKSTLDTLGISAKMLPKIISNSEIIGNIAKGWPITGIPISGCLGDQHAAMVGQSCRKGEAKSTYGTGAFILLNTGEEVVKSNHGLLSTVAYKLGPKAPVNYALEGSIAIAGAAVQWLRDSLGIISSASEIEELASKVSSTGGVYFVPAFNGLFAPWWRDDARGVCIGITRFTNKSHIARAVLESMCFQVKDVLDSMHKDAGTKDEAKSDKTEFLLRVDGGATINNLLMQIQADLLGSSVVRPADIETTALGAAYAAGLAVGVYTENDIFASGEKLKQATIFKPVLEEELRKKKADSWCRAVSRSFDLADLSL from the exons atgtcTGATTCAGAGGTGTTTATTGGTTCCATTGATCAAGGAACCACGAGTACTCGATTCATATTCTACGATCGTTTTGCTCGTGCTGTTGGATCTCACCAGGTTGAGTTCACTCAGTTTTATCCACAAGCAGG ATGGGTGGAACATGACCCAATGGAAATTGTTGAGAGTGTGAGGATCTGTATGGCAAGGGCTCTTGATAAAGCTACTGCTAATGGGCATAACGTGGATAGTGGATTGAAAGCTATTGGTATTACAAATCAGAGAGAGACTACTGTTGTATGGAGCAAATCAACTGGCCTTCCTCTTTATAACGCCATTGTTTGGATGGATGCACGTACCAGTTCTATTTGCAg AAAATTGGAGAAAGAATTGCCAGGGGGACGCACTCATTTTGTTGAGAGTTGTGGTTTGCCTATAAGCACTTATTTCAGTGCATTGAAGCTTCTGTGGCTGTTGGATAATGTGGAGGGGTTAAATGAAGCTGTTAAAAAAGGAGATGCCATATTTGGAACTATCGACACCTGGTTAATTTGGAACCTAACAGGAGGTGTGGAGAAGGGTTTACATGTCACTGATATTTCCAATGCTTCGAGAACTATGCTGATGAATCTTAAGACCCTTGACTGGGATAAGTCCACACTAGACACCTTAGGAATTTCTGCAAAGATGCTGCCAAAGATTATTAGCAATTCTGAGATTATTGGAAACATTGCTAAAGGATGGCCAATCACAGGAATCCCTATCTCGGGATGTCTTGGTGATCAGCATGCAGCAATGGTGGGTCAATCCTGTCGAAAAGGTGAGGCTAAAAGCACGTATGGAACAGGAGCTTTCATACTTTTGAACACAGGTGAAGAGGTAGTTAAGTCAAACCATGGGCTACTAAGCACAGTAGCATATAAGCTGGGGCCAAAAGCACCTGTCAATTATGCTTTAGAAGGCTCCATTGCCATTGCTGGTGCTGCAGTTCAGTGGCTAAGAGACAGTCTTGGCATTATCAGCTCCGCCAGCGAAATTGAGGAGTTGGCATCAAAAGTTTCCTCAACAGGAGGAGTGTATTTCGTTCCAGCATTTAATGGATTGTTTGCTCCGTGGTGGCGTGATGATGCTCGCGGGGTTTGTATTGGTATAACTAGATTCACCAACAAGTCTCACATTGCTAGGGCAGTACTTGAAAGCATGTGTTTCCAGGTAAAAGACGTGCTTGATTCCATGCACAAGGATGCTGGAACGAAAGATGAAGCTAAGAGTGACAAAACAGAATTCTTACTCCGTGTGGATGGTGGTGCTACAATCAACAACCTTTTGATGCAAATTCAG GCTGACTTGTTGGGTAGTTCAGTTGTAAGACCAGCTGATATAGAAACAACAGCTCTTGGGGCAGCTTATGCTGCTGGATTAGCTGTTGGAGTCTACACAGAGAATGACATATTTGCTTCTGGGGAAAAGCTGAAGCAAGCAACTATATTCAAACCTGTGTTAGAAGAAGAATTGAGGAAAAAGAAGGCGGATTCTTGGTGTAGAGCTGTTTCAAGATCATTTGACTTGGCTGATCTATCTCTATAA
- the LOC101251568 gene encoding major allergen Pru ar 1-like codes for MAVTTFTEENTSPLPPKRIFKASIVDSHNLIPNLMPQAIKSIEVQGDGGAGSIKTINFPDGGNFKSIKYRVDELNEETYTYKYTMIEGDGLVDNLEKITYDVKFEQSADGGSISKVTSSYYTVGDFKLKEEEIKAGKEKVLAMFKAVEAYLLQNPEAYA; via the exons ATGGCTGTCACCACCTTCACTGAGGAGAACACTTCTCCACTTCCCCCAAAAAGAATATTCAAGGCCTCCATTGTTGATTCTCATAACTTGATCCCTAATTTGATGCCACAAGCTATCAAAAGCATTGAAGTTCAAGGTGATGGAGGTGCTGGAAGCATCAAGACTATCAATTTTCCTGACG GTGGAAATTTTAAGTCCATAAAGTATCGTGTGGATGAGCTTAATGAGGAGACATACACATATAAGTATACAATGATCGAAGGTGATGGACTGGTTGACAACCTTGAGAAGATAACTTATGACGTGAAGTTTGAACAGTCAGCAGATGGTGGTTCCATCTCTAAGGTGACTAGCTCATACTATACTGTGGGAGATTTCAAGCTCAAGGAAGAGGAAATCAAGGCAGGCAAAGAGAAGGTTTTGGCGATGTTCAAAGCTGTAGAAGCCTATCTCCTTCAGAATCCTGAAGCGTATGCTTAG
- the LOC101250979 gene encoding uncharacterized protein: MGNASSMLTQYDIEDVQDHCDHLFAQQEIVSLYQRFCQLDRNSKGFISADEFLSVPEFAMNPLSQRLLKMVDGLNFKDFVAFLSTFSAKASVAQKIELIFKVYDSDCNGKVTFDDIMEVLRDLTGSFISDKQREEVLSQVLHEAGYTRDSLLQLNDFIKIMDHPGLKMEVEVPID; the protein is encoded by the exons ATGGGTAATGCTTCTTCGATGTTGACTCAATATGATATTGAGGATGTTCAAGACCACTGCGACCATCTCT TTGCACAGCAGGAAATAGTGTCACTGTATCAGAGGTTCTGCCAACTTGATCGGAATTCAAAGGGTTTTATATCAGCTGATGAGTTTCTCTCTGTGCCAGAATTCGCAATGAATCCACTTTCTCAG AGATTGCTTAAGATGGTGGATGGCTTGAACTTCAAGGACTTTGTGGCATTTTTATCAACTTTCAGTGCTAAGGCCAGTGTGGCACAGAAAATTGAAC TTATCTTCAAAGTGTACGATTCTGATTGCAATGGGAAGGTGACTTTTGATGACATAATGGAAGTGCTTCGGGATTTAACTGGATCATTCATTTCTGACAAGCAAAGAGAG GAAGTGTTAAGCCAGGTTTTGCACGAGGCTGGTTATACAAGGGACTCCTTACTGCAGTTGAATGACTTCATTAAG ATCATGGACCACCCTGGTTTGAAGATGGAGGTTGAAGTACCAATTGACTAG
- the LOC101251871 gene encoding major allergen Pru ar 1-like, producing the protein MAVTTFTEENTSSLPPKRIFKASIVDSHNLIPKLMPQAIKSIEVQGDGGAGSIKTINFPDGGNFKCIKYRVDELNEEAYTYKYTLIEGDGLVDNLEKITYDVKFEQSADGGSISKVTSSYYTVGDFKLKEEEIKAGKEKVLAMFKAVEAYLLQNPEAYA; encoded by the exons ATGGCTGTCACCACCTTCACTGAGGAGAACACTTCTTCACTTCCACCCAAAAGAATATTCAAGGCCTCCATTGTTGATTCTCATAACTTGATCCCAAAGTTGATGCCACAAGCTATCAAAAGCATTGAAGTTCAAGGTGATGGAGGTGCTGGAAGCATCAAGACTATCAATTTCCCTGACG GTGGAAATTTTAAGTGCATAAAGTATCGTGTTGATGAGCTTAACGAGGAGGCATACACATACAAGTACACATTGATCGAAGGTGATGGACTGGTAGACAACCTTGAGAAAATAACTTATGACGTGAAGTTTGAGCAGTCAGCAGATGGCGGTTCCATCTCTAAGGTGACTAGCTCATACTATACTGTGGGAGATTTCAAGCTCAAGGAAGAGGAAATCAAGGCAGGCAAAGAGAAGGTTTTGGCGATGTTCAAAGCTGTAGAAGCCTATCTCCTTCAGAATCCTGAAGCTTATGCTTAG
- the LOC101251272 gene encoding uncharacterized protein: MEKSTAYSHHLAESSSRNVYAEEANYRNKEFVRAEQVKLLDKRLRILEDEAEILKVVFLEGAEERRKLVNEVQNEFQAAFGYPKHQRHGLLQILHEESNPAIVIRKLRASDATECVSEFSGRWFRLKI; the protein is encoded by the exons ATGGAAAAATCCACTGCGTATTCGCATCACTTAGCTGAAAGTTCATCAAGGAATGTTTATGCAGAAGAAGCTAATTACAGAAATAAGGAGTTTGTGCGTGCTGAACAAGTTAAACTACTTGATAAGAGattgagaattcttgaagatGAAGCAGAGATTCTCAAGGTAGTTTTCTTGGAAGGTgcggaagaaagaagaaagttaGTAAATGAAGTTCAAAACGAATTTCAGGCTGCCTTCGGATACCCAAAG CATCAACGACATGGACTCCTGCAAATTCTACACGAAGAATCAAACCCAGCAATTGTCATCAGAAAACTGAGAGCTTCAGATGCTACTGAATGTGTATCTGAATTCTCAGGTCGATGGTTCCGCCTGAAGATTTGA